From a single Paenibacillus sp. FSL W8-0426 genomic region:
- a CDS encoding HAMP domain-containing sensor histidine kinase, with protein sequence MKWRLTGRYLASVVLIVVIVIFINILVIIGLYIYQNESPKYPFLQGDNSAEAITRSFGQEIVLSETGMDITGQGKDTLERNQAWIQILDENGNQVYGFRVPPEAKTKYTPMDIVQTYKYMEKELMSTVFIGEKQGNGKRYSYLIGFQDPYLERNILTYDIRKVGRFLQIGIVTVLCVDGFIALCIAYLFSKRLTRPLSALIDGIKQLAHKNYRGHYETKGIYKDVFYNVNMLTEELRASELERNRLDRMKEEWIANISHDIKTPLASIQGYSEMMRDKDYDFTVEEMRDYAEIIERKSLYLKDVIEDLNLSTRLRNKGLTLNLKSVNVVSLVRNTVIDTLNDTRYGNRNIDFLYSDEVILKEVDEILIRRAVANLIYNAVVHNSEDVSIVVSVEKKGDTVRIAVEDNGKGIREEELERIFDRYYRGTNTGELHKGAGLGMAIANDIVKAHDGEIHVMSEFHSGTRIEILL encoded by the coding sequence ATGAAATGGCGGCTGACCGGCAGATATCTGGCATCCGTCGTTCTTATTGTCGTCATCGTCATTTTCATAAACATTTTGGTAATCATCGGGCTTTATATATACCAGAATGAATCACCAAAGTATCCGTTTCTTCAAGGAGACAACTCGGCCGAGGCCATCACCCGTTCGTTCGGACAAGAGATTGTTCTTTCCGAAACGGGGATGGACATTACGGGTCAGGGGAAGGACACGCTTGAGCGTAATCAGGCCTGGATTCAAATTCTGGATGAAAACGGGAATCAGGTCTATGGCTTTCGTGTGCCGCCAGAGGCCAAGACCAAATACACACCGATGGATATCGTGCAAACCTACAAGTATATGGAAAAAGAATTGATGTCGACCGTATTTATCGGGGAAAAGCAGGGGAACGGGAAGCGCTACAGCTATTTGATCGGCTTTCAGGACCCTTATCTGGAGCGGAATATCCTCACCTATGATATTCGGAAGGTCGGACGTTTTCTTCAAATCGGGATCGTGACCGTGCTTTGCGTCGACGGTTTCATTGCGCTCTGCATCGCTTATCTGTTCAGCAAGAGGTTAACCCGGCCGCTTTCCGCGCTTATAGACGGAATAAAACAGCTGGCCCATAAGAACTACCGGGGACACTACGAAACGAAGGGCATTTACAAGGACGTGTTTTACAACGTCAACATGCTGACCGAGGAGCTGCGGGCAAGCGAACTGGAACGGAACAGGCTGGACCGCATGAAAGAGGAGTGGATCGCGAACATTTCGCACGATATCAAAACGCCGCTAGCTTCGATCCAGGGATACTCCGAAATGATGCGGGATAAGGATTATGATTTTACGGTCGAGGAAATGCGGGATTACGCGGAAATCATCGAGCGGAAGTCGCTTTATTTAAAAGACGTGATTGAAGATCTGAACCTTTCCACCCGTCTGAGAAACAAGGGTCTCACGCTCAATCTGAAGAGCGTAAACGTTGTCAGCCTCGTTCGGAACACGGTCATTGATACGTTGAACGATACCCGGTACGGCAATCGGAATATCGATTTCCTGTACAGCGACGAAGTAATCCTCAAAGAGGTTGACGAAATCCTGATCCGCCGGGCGGTCGCCAATTTGATCTACAACGCGGTAGTCCATAACTCCGAGGATGTTTCTATTGTTGTAAGCGTCGAAAAGAAAGGCGATACGGTCCGAATCGCTGTCGAAGACAACGGGAAAGGAATCCGTGAAGAGGAGCTTGAACGGATATTTGACCGTTATTATCGCGGGACAAATACAGGCGAGCTGCATAAAGGGGCAGGACTCGGCATGGCCATCGCGAACGATATCGTGAAGGCCCATGATGGGGAAATCCACGTTATGAGCGAGTTTCATAGCGGAACAAGAATCGAAATTCTGCTCTGA
- a CDS encoding response regulator transcription factor, translated as MPLSQKILIVDDEEDIVKLLKTVLGKEGFEHVYTASSAGEGWIRFQDKQPDLVILDIMLPDGEGYDVCKQIRSVSNVPIFFLSAKTEEIDKILGFAIGGDDYITKPFSPKEVAYRIKARFRRTEAALDEEKKERMLKAGPFELDEHKLELKKNGEIIELKPKELGLISYLLKHPNRIISKESLYDQVWGEDSFGYDNTVMVHIRRLREKIEENPSSPQYLVTVKGLGYKLAVEEPGR; from the coding sequence TTGCCGCTAAGTCAGAAAATATTGATCGTGGACGATGAGGAGGATATCGTCAAGCTGCTGAAAACCGTGCTGGGTAAGGAAGGTTTCGAGCATGTGTATACCGCCTCTTCCGCCGGAGAAGGCTGGATTCGGTTTCAGGACAAGCAGCCCGACCTCGTTATTTTGGACATTATGCTTCCGGACGGCGAGGGCTATGACGTATGCAAACAAATCCGCAGCGTTTCGAACGTGCCGATATTCTTTTTGTCGGCCAAAACGGAGGAAATCGACAAAATACTCGGATTTGCCATAGGCGGTGACGATTACATTACCAAACCGTTCAGTCCAAAGGAAGTGGCTTACCGGATCAAAGCCCGTTTCAGAAGAACGGAGGCTGCTTTGGATGAGGAAAAAAAGGAACGCATGCTGAAAGCCGGCCCGTTCGAGCTTGATGAACATAAGTTGGAGCTGAAGAAAAACGGCGAAATCATTGAGCTCAAACCGAAAGAGCTGGGCCTCATTAGTTATCTGCTGAAGCACCCGAACCGGATCATAAGCAAGGAAAGCTTGTACGACCAGGTGTGGGGAGAGGATTCCTTCGGTTATGACAACACGGTCATGGTTCATATTCGGCGGCTTAGGGAAAAGATCGAGGAGAATCCCTCAAGCCCGCAATATTTGGTGACCGTAAAGGGACTCGGGTATAAGCTTGCCGTGGAGGAACCGGGACGATGA
- a CDS encoding VanZ family protein has product MSVYLIPIKIAFILFGVLSFFLIIPWLVYSYRKYGYLSLWASIVAYSFTFYMLSVLFLVLLPLPDTRNTCALQSPDTVHYNLIPFNFVRDIMNSGSVVWSQPSTYVRLLTQSAFLQAAFNFLLLLPLGVYLRYFFQQKRFWKKALGFGFALSLFIETTQITGIYGIYNCPYRIFDVDDLILNSTGALFGFVIAPVLLALFPSRKSLIAKGEKMQENSLVPPLSQLLAVIIDYLLIKMSWNLTAGLFPTSGFAEFVYKTTCFFILFFVVPFIWRGNTIGTKILRFKLVHVDGEAPPWQSMLKRSFAIYLPFAISWALNIFSGVELDITLNPYHVWITMIILAFLIIMWAVLFIHTMFILMKRGRRNFYFDYVADLVPRKHKFDPK; this is encoded by the coding sequence ATGTCTGTATATTTAATTCCAATAAAAATCGCTTTTATTTTATTCGGTGTGTTGAGCTTTTTTCTAATTATCCCTTGGTTAGTCTATAGTTATAGAAAATATGGTTATTTAAGTCTTTGGGCTTCAATAGTGGCTTATTCCTTTACTTTTTATATGTTATCGGTTTTGTTTTTAGTTCTTTTGCCTCTTCCGGATACTCGAAATACTTGTGCTCTTCAATCACCTGATACGGTGCATTATAATCTAATCCCGTTTAATTTCGTTAGGGATATTATGAATAGCGGTTCCGTTGTCTGGTCACAGCCTTCCACCTATGTGAGATTACTAACGCAAAGTGCATTTTTGCAGGCGGCGTTCAATTTCCTATTGTTGCTGCCCCTAGGTGTTTATCTAAGGTATTTTTTCCAACAAAAACGATTCTGGAAGAAAGCACTTGGTTTTGGATTTGCGTTATCCCTTTTTATTGAGACAACACAAATAACAGGTATTTATGGGATCTATAATTGTCCGTATCGTATCTTTGATGTGGATGATCTTATATTAAACAGTACTGGTGCTTTGTTTGGATTCGTCATTGCTCCTGTCCTGCTTGCTCTATTTCCATCTCGAAAGAGCCTTATTGCCAAGGGAGAAAAAATGCAAGAAAATTCTCTCGTACCTCCTTTGTCGCAATTGCTGGCTGTAATTATAGACTATCTATTGATCAAGATGAGTTGGAACCTTACAGCTGGACTTTTTCCAACAAGTGGATTCGCAGAATTTGTTTATAAAACGACTTGCTTTTTTATTCTGTTCTTTGTAGTTCCTTTTATTTGGAGGGGAAATACAATTGGAACCAAAATACTTCGTTTTAAACTAGTTCATGTTGATGGTGAAGCACCTCCGTGGCAGTCCATGCTGAAAAGGTCCTTTGCGATATATTTACCCTTCGCAATATCATGGGCCCTAAATATATTTTCTGGTGTTGAGTTAGATATAACTCTTAATCCCTATCACGTATGGATCACAATGATTATACTTGCATTTCTCATCATTATGTGGGCCGTATTATTTATCCATACGATGTTCATCTTAATGAAAAGAGGGAGACGGAACTTTTACTTTGACTATGTTGCGGATTTAGTACCAAGGAAACATAAATTTGATCCTAAATAA
- a CDS encoding TetR/AcrR family transcriptional regulator codes for MKKGEKTKRMILEQGLKLFSSYGYEETALKDIAANVHIKTPSIYAYFESKQDLFEQIVNFVIEDYLEFIQQQFYVIENLSLEKKLYHVLVELNKYYYMNDKGSFLKRYGIYPPDNFKELITAQNKKVEEGIRELVFSILRNNKENELIDEETIVTSFTIILDGMLFHMMSSPYQEYERRLNMTWSVFWKGIREM; via the coding sequence TTGAAAAAGGGTGAAAAAACGAAAAGAATGATACTGGAACAAGGTTTAAAGCTGTTTTCCTCGTATGGTTACGAGGAAACAGCACTTAAAGATATAGCTGCAAATGTGCACATTAAAACGCCTTCGATTTATGCTTATTTTGAGAGCAAGCAAGATCTTTTTGAACAAATTGTAAATTTTGTTATTGAAGATTATTTAGAGTTTATCCAACAACAATTTTATGTTATTGAAAATTTATCATTAGAAAAAAAATTATATCATGTTTTAGTTGAATTGAATAAATACTATTATATGAATGATAAAGGTTCTTTTCTAAAAAGGTATGGGATTTACCCTCCGGATAATTTTAAAGAACTCATAACAGCCCAAAATAAGAAGGTAGAAGAAGGGATTCGAGAACTTGTTTTTTCCATCTTAAGAAACAACAAAGAGAATGAGCTTATCGATGAGGAGACTATCGTTACTTCTTTTACAATCATACTAGACGGTATGCTTTTTCATATGATGAGCTCCCCTTATCAAGAATATGAACGTAGATTAAATATGACCTGGTCTGTATTTTGGAAGGGGATCCGTGAAATGTGA
- a CDS encoding multidrug efflux SMR transporter, with protein MYWLSLILAGLFEVGGIINLKLTEGFTKLKPTIFFILCLCLSFFFLSVSLIEIPISIGYGIWTGVGASGSVLLGMFIFKEPKNVKKLILVAGIIFSIVSLKLIS; from the coding sequence ATGTATTGGTTATCCTTAATATTAGCTGGATTGTTTGAAGTTGGAGGTATCATTAATCTGAAGCTGACGGAAGGATTTACAAAATTAAAGCCAACCATCTTTTTTATCTTATGTTTATGTTTAAGTTTTTTCTTTCTTTCCGTCTCATTAATCGAAATACCTATTAGTATCGGTTATGGTATATGGACTGGGGTAGGCGCGTCAGGAAGTGTGTTACTTGGGATGTTTATATTTAAAGAACCGAAGAATGTGAAGAAACTTATTTTGGTTGCAGGAATTATTTTCAGCATAGTAAGCTTAAAATTGATATCTTGA
- a CDS encoding multidrug efflux SMR transporter yields MAWLYLIIGGILEVGWALGLGFSEGFTRIEIVIPTVVLLVLSWWFFAKTLKILPVSTAYAVFTGLGAFGTALVGMTILGDPVSLTKIVLVILLISCIIGLKLISDEPKEEKRSRGSV; encoded by the coding sequence ATGGCATGGCTGTACTTAATTATTGGTGGAATTCTTGAAGTAGGTTGGGCACTTGGTCTAGGTTTCTCAGAAGGGTTTACAAGAATAGAAATTGTTATTCCGACAGTTGTATTATTAGTCCTGAGTTGGTGGTTTTTCGCTAAAACATTAAAAATACTTCCCGTTTCGACGGCTTATGCAGTATTTACTGGCCTGGGTGCTTTTGGTACGGCTTTAGTGGGCATGACAATTTTAGGCGACCCCGTAAGTTTAACCAAGATTGTGTTAGTCATTCTATTAATTAGCTGTATTATTGGACTAAAATTAATTTCGGATGAACCGAAGGAAGAGAAACGATCAAGAGGGAGTGTGTAA
- a CDS encoding M1 family metallopeptidase — translation MYRKTFKFKTVSQKTLVYSLAFTLAACPVVGAGQVLAAPAAASAESIEMSQAHAQVQYRIDARLDAKNMRIQGSETVTYRNGSNDTLREIVFHTFADANRSKATQTSMFEQNNEEIQKENPQKKPEDFLGGIDIRSAAANGQPLVFSNINQALTVELKQELKPGEAVTVEINFEVKIPYGMQRLSYYKDIINGAHWFPVMSVYDENKHEWNKKPYSKTFETDYYDSADFEVHINVPEAYQVLMPGTITTQADPREPGRKVVTAVADNTREHVFFASPNYKVERVTRDGLTIEYYYFDNMPGKKKIVDEYIDAAFKTIQFFSEKYGKYPYPEFRIAESYVEGVAVEFARVIQMGQIRPNRDPAHDTTFVHEIAHQWFHALIGNDSETESFLDEGFADFSKVYFAEKQGDDLNGFKSIQMDDLSSIDKPIAATNTEAGGLESPTFYNKGRQAIYQLYRMVGEDKFDAFMQEYFKRYQYKNATIQGLLQTIQDTLGNEARKEMDKALHDPQFALKPEYRLSEAEEASYWHEQFKNSYHSSLAQVANLPAETMSRIMDKALQGEPLTIVLSDQAGSLAKKQQQTILTQLKGTLGIMGIPYEVISDRQTLKKKLEKELGTSNIIAIGSANTNGLIQALKPGIIPKSKAIGFDWKSNMNQKSASGAYVVKHPYNQNRLLVHFFWNGDALSDNAVEPFAEQMLQSLGFSGSFYQYYVLNKTGHVATDKKIANPLAKFFGEE, via the coding sequence ATGTATCGAAAAACCTTTAAATTTAAAACGGTATCCCAAAAAACGCTGGTTTACTCGCTGGCTTTTACGCTTGCGGCCTGTCCGGTCGTCGGTGCCGGCCAAGTGCTTGCAGCACCAGCCGCCGCATCCGCGGAATCCATAGAAATGTCACAAGCGCACGCCCAGGTCCAGTATCGGATCGATGCAAGGCTGGATGCGAAAAATATGCGCATTCAAGGAAGCGAGACCGTCACTTACCGGAACGGGTCCAACGATACACTGCGGGAGATCGTTTTCCATACGTTCGCCGACGCCAATCGGTCCAAAGCGACCCAAACTTCGATGTTTGAGCAAAACAACGAGGAGATCCAGAAGGAAAATCCACAGAAGAAGCCGGAGGATTTTCTTGGCGGCATTGACATTCGCAGCGCGGCGGCTAACGGACAACCTTTGGTTTTTTCAAACATCAATCAGGCTCTGACCGTTGAATTGAAGCAGGAGCTAAAGCCTGGGGAAGCGGTGACGGTTGAAATCAACTTTGAGGTGAAAATCCCTTACGGCATGCAGCGCCTGTCTTACTACAAAGACATCATCAACGGCGCACATTGGTTCCCGGTCATGTCGGTCTATGACGAGAACAAGCATGAGTGGAACAAAAAGCCGTACAGCAAGACCTTCGAAACCGATTATTATGATTCAGCGGATTTCGAAGTTCATATTAACGTCCCGGAAGCCTATCAAGTACTGATGCCGGGGACGATCACCACGCAGGCGGACCCGAGAGAGCCCGGCCGGAAAGTCGTTACCGCCGTTGCCGATAACACCCGGGAGCATGTCTTTTTTGCCAGCCCGAATTATAAGGTGGAGCGCGTAACGCGTGACGGCCTGACCATTGAATATTATTATTTCGACAATATGCCAGGCAAGAAAAAAATCGTCGATGAATACATCGACGCCGCTTTTAAGACTATTCAATTTTTCAGCGAAAAATACGGGAAATACCCTTACCCTGAGTTCCGGATTGCAGAGTCGTATGTCGAGGGAGTGGCTGTCGAGTTTGCCCGGGTCATTCAAATGGGACAAATCCGGCCGAACAGGGATCCGGCACATGATACTACATTCGTGCACGAGATTGCCCATCAATGGTTCCATGCCTTGATTGGCAACGATTCGGAGACAGAATCGTTTTTGGATGAAGGATTTGCCGATTTTTCGAAGGTCTATTTCGCGGAAAAACAAGGTGACGACTTGAACGGGTTCAAGTCGATCCAAATGGATGATTTGTCTTCGATAGACAAGCCGATCGCCGCAACCAATACGGAAGCGGGGGGCCTGGAAAGCCCGACATTTTATAATAAAGGACGCCAGGCCATCTACCAGTTGTATCGCATGGTGGGCGAGGACAAATTCGATGCGTTCATGCAGGAATATTTTAAGCGGTACCAGTACAAAAACGCGACGATCCAAGGGCTTCTGCAAACAATACAGGATACGCTCGGAAACGAAGCACGAAAGGAAATGGACAAGGCGCTGCATGATCCGCAGTTTGCTCTAAAGCCCGAATACCGATTGTCTGAGGCGGAAGAAGCTTCGTATTGGCATGAACAGTTTAAGAACTCATACCATTCGTCCCTGGCTCAAGTTGCAAATCTCCCAGCGGAAACGATGAGCCGCATCATGGATAAGGCGCTGCAGGGCGAACCGCTGACGATTGTGCTGAGCGACCAGGCCGGCAGCCTAGCGAAAAAGCAGCAGCAGACGATCTTGACACAGCTTAAAGGGACTCTGGGGATCATGGGTATTCCATACGAGGTCATTTCCGATCGGCAAACGCTCAAGAAAAAGCTGGAAAAGGAGCTCGGAACCAGCAATATCATTGCCATCGGCAGCGCGAATACGAACGGACTCATCCAGGCGCTTAAACCTGGCATCATCCCAAAATCGAAGGCCATCGGCTTCGACTGGAAAAGCAACATGAACCAAAAGTCAGCTTCGGGAGCATACGTCGTTAAGCATCCTTACAATCAAAACCGTCTGCTGGTGCATTTTTTCTGGAACGGTGACGCCTTGAGCGACAACGCGGTCGAGCCGTTTGCGGAGCAGATGCTGCAATCGCTCGGTTTTAGCGGCAGCTTTTATCAGTATTACGTTTTGAACAAAACAGGCCACGTCGCAACAGATAAAAAGATCGCTAACCCATTGGCGAAATTTTTCGGCGAAGAATAA
- a CDS encoding YxeA family protein encodes MKKGITAVAVVVIALVGFVVFIQNVNVNRIGAQQYYVQINQDGKRIEDKSDSGQKYVSYEYTQEGFDSKGKEKVLTFTAAKELRKDAYLRIYVKGNDVSSYQEVQADELPEQAKQKLEGAVK; translated from the coding sequence ATGAAAAAGGGAATTACCGCTGTAGCGGTCGTTGTGATCGCTCTGGTCGGATTCGTCGTATTCATCCAAAACGTAAATGTGAACCGAATCGGCGCGCAGCAATATTACGTGCAGATTAACCAAGACGGAAAGAGAATCGAAGATAAGTCGGACAGTGGACAGAAGTATGTTTCTTACGAATACACTCAGGAGGGCTTTGACTCTAAAGGAAAAGAAAAGGTGTTGACCTTTACGGCAGCTAAAGAACTGCGCAAAGATGCGTACCTTCGAATCTATGTGAAAGGGAATGACGTCAGCTCCTACCAGGAAGTTCAGGCGGACGAGCTGCCCGAACAAGCAAAGCAAAAGCTCGAGGGTGCCGTGAAATAA
- a CDS encoding ABC transporter permease, with product MTLFRIAGKNIRQNFMNYFLYFASMIFSIVIYFTFVSLKYDSTIASASEGSQKISSAFSGAAVVLIVFVAVFIWYSNSFFTRKRKKEVGLYSLLGVRKKQIGRMLFYENFLMGILALIAGIALGAVLSRFFVMMLMKVMGYAVVANFSISPAAILNTFLVFMIITLITSVQGYRLIYRFKLIELFKADQEREKEPKSSLLIALLSVVLIGFGYWLALQNMFTSKAWAAIGFMLTPLVILVSVILGTYLLFNTLTVTLLKLARKHKKSYWRGLNLIGTSQLLYRIKGNARTLTIIAVLSATTLTAVGTAYSTYYNTRTNAAVSNPNSYMFIGVDSTATGKADKAIEQAAGHNVLYHESIPLLEVDADTSGQDYAQGSKEQSFTVISSRDFNRLAKLQGREDAISLEGSEAAALEPAYLEGISPEYVGSAIKLKGEGIRETIQFKTVKKYNVLNLGTVYSTIVVSDDMFAELKPNAKAMAVEAYRITHQDKAKELTKQLEEILPEKAGLSSYYSDYSRGMESTGLLMFMGGFLGLVFLAATGSIIYFKQLTEAGSDKARYVILHKIGVKKREIRKSVAKQVLFIFALPLAFGIAHCAVALSALSKLMMANLVVPVMICMGVYVCIYLIYYLLTVHAYCKIVTYKK from the coding sequence ATGACGCTGTTTAGGATCGCCGGGAAGAACATCCGCCAGAACTTCATGAATTATTTTCTTTATTTCGCTTCGATGATATTCAGCATCGTCATTTACTTTACGTTCGTGTCCTTGAAATACGACAGCACGATCGCATCCGCATCGGAAGGATCGCAGAAGATCAGCTCGGCGTTCAGCGGGGCAGCGGTCGTGCTGATCGTTTTCGTGGCGGTGTTCATCTGGTATTCGAATTCGTTTTTCACGCGCAAGCGCAAAAAAGAGGTCGGGCTGTATTCGCTGCTTGGCGTCCGAAAAAAACAGATCGGACGGATGCTTTTTTATGAAAACTTTCTGATGGGCATCCTGGCCCTGATCGCCGGAATCGCGCTGGGAGCGGTACTTAGTCGGTTTTTTGTAATGATGTTGATGAAGGTGATGGGTTACGCTGTCGTGGCTAATTTCTCTATTTCCCCAGCTGCGATCCTGAATACGTTTCTGGTGTTCATGATCATCACGCTGATCACTTCAGTCCAAGGCTATCGCTTGATTTATCGATTTAAGCTGATCGAGCTGTTCAAAGCAGATCAAGAGCGTGAGAAAGAGCCCAAGTCTTCCCTGCTCATTGCGTTATTGTCTGTGGTGCTCATCGGGTTCGGCTACTGGCTTGCGCTGCAAAATATGTTTACTTCCAAGGCATGGGCTGCGATCGGCTTCATGCTGACTCCGCTCGTTATTTTAGTATCCGTCATCCTGGGCACATATCTGCTGTTTAACACGTTGACCGTTACGCTGCTGAAGCTGGCGCGCAAACACAAAAAAAGCTACTGGCGCGGACTGAACCTGATCGGGACTTCCCAGCTGCTGTACCGGATTAAAGGCAACGCACGGACGCTTACGATCATCGCTGTGCTGAGCGCAACGACGCTGACAGCGGTTGGAACGGCGTACAGCACGTATTACAACACCCGGACGAACGCGGCGGTTTCGAATCCGAACAGCTATATGTTTATCGGCGTGGACAGCACGGCCACAGGAAAAGCCGATAAGGCGATCGAGCAGGCTGCGGGGCATAACGTGCTCTACCATGAGTCCATTCCTCTCCTGGAGGTAGATGCGGACACCTCCGGTCAGGATTATGCCCAAGGATCAAAGGAGCAGTCGTTTACCGTCATATCAAGCCGCGATTTTAACCGATTGGCCAAGCTGCAGGGGAGGGAGGATGCCATAAGCCTTGAAGGCAGCGAAGCCGCAGCGCTTGAACCTGCCTATCTGGAAGGCATTTCGCCGGAGTATGTCGGTTCGGCAATCAAGCTGAAGGGTGAAGGGATCCGTGAAACCATTCAATTCAAAACAGTAAAAAAATACAATGTGCTGAATCTTGGAACGGTCTACTCCACCATTGTCGTCAGCGATGATATGTTTGCGGAGCTTAAGCCGAATGCCAAAGCCATGGCTGTCGAAGCATATCGCATCACGCATCAGGACAAGGCGAAAGAGCTGACAAAGCAGCTGGAAGAGATTTTACCGGAGAAAGCCGGGCTTTCAAGCTATTACAGCGATTATTCGCGGGGAATGGAATCCACCGGCCTTTTGATGTTTATGGGCGGATTCCTCGGCCTTGTGTTTCTCGCCGCGACGGGCAGCATCATCTACTTCAAGCAGTTGACGGAAGCCGGCAGCGACAAAGCCCGTTATGTGATTTTGCATAAAATCGGCGTCAAAAAACGGGAAATCCGCAAATCCGTCGCCAAGCAGGTACTGTTCATCTTTGCCCTGCCGCTTGCTTTCGGCATCGCGCACTGTGCAGTCGCCCTGTCGGCACTGTCGAAGCTGATGATGGCCAATCTGGTCGTGCCCGTCATGATCTGCATGGGTGTCTATGTTTGCATTTATCTGATCTATTATTTGTTGACCGTACATGCGTACTGCAAAATCGTTACCTATAAAAAATAA
- a CDS encoding ABC transporter ATP-binding protein — protein MKTILQAKNVNKTFGTKGNLYPALQNINLSIEVGEYTGIMGPSGAGKSTLLNIFSTIDTPTSGEITIDGQNIVAMNEEKLSDFRRNKLGFIFQDYNLLDTLTVKENILLPLALSKVPAVEIEKRVEEIADTFGIREILDKYPYHISGGQKQRAAASRAIVSNPSLILADEPTGALDSKSATGLLESLSKLNRHNQATILMVTHDAYAASFCKRVIFINDGRLFKELHKESMTRQAFFGQILEVLAELGGGQHDAV, from the coding sequence ATGAAAACCATACTGCAAGCAAAAAACGTAAACAAAACCTTTGGCACAAAAGGAAACCTATATCCGGCGCTGCAAAACATTAATCTAAGCATTGAAGTAGGAGAGTATACCGGCATTATGGGCCCGTCCGGAGCGGGGAAATCGACGCTGCTGAACATCTTCTCGACCATCGATACGCCGACCTCCGGTGAAATTACGATCGACGGGCAAAACATTGTGGCCATGAACGAGGAAAAGCTTTCTGATTTCCGCCGCAATAAACTCGGATTTATTTTTCAGGATTACAACCTGCTTGATACGTTGACGGTCAAGGAAAACATCCTGCTGCCGCTGGCCCTTTCCAAGGTTCCTGCAGTCGAAATCGAAAAGCGGGTTGAGGAAATCGCCGATACGTTCGGCATTCGCGAGATTCTCGATAAGTACCCATATCATATTTCTGGTGGTCAAAAACAGCGGGCTGCCGCCTCGCGGGCCATCGTGTCGAATCCGAGCCTCATTTTGGCGGACGAGCCGACCGGCGCACTCGATTCGAAATCGGCGACCGGGCTGCTGGAAAGCTTAAGCAAGCTGAACCGGCACAATCAAGCGACCATCCTGATGGTTACGCACGACGCTTATGCGGCGAGCTTCTGCAAGCGGGTCATTTTCATCAACGACGGCCGGCTGTTCAAGGAGCTTCATAAGGAAAGCATGACGAGACAAGCATTTTTCGGACAGATTCTCGAGGTATTAGCGGAGCTCGGAGGTGGTCAGCATGACGCTGTTTAG